A part of Methyloprofundus sedimenti genomic DNA contains:
- a CDS encoding DUF1059 domain-containing protein → MKTMNCRQLGGACEKEFHANSFEEIAEMSKQHGMEMFKKNDEAHLKAMHEMQDLMQNPEAMQEWFESKKKEFESMPEK, encoded by the coding sequence ATGAAAACCATGAATTGCAGACAACTCGGCGGTGCGTGCGAAAAAGAATTTCATGCCAATTCTTTTGAAGAGATTGCTGAAATGAGCAAACAACATGGAATGGAAATGTTTAAAAAAAACGATGAAGCGCACCTTAAAGCAATGCATGAAATGCAAGATCTTATGCAAAATCCTGAAGCGATGCAGGAATGGTTTGAAAGCAAGAAAAAAGAATTTGAATCAATGCCTGAGAAATAA
- a CDS encoding SRPBCC family protein: MQINNGAVLKTSKEIEIYAPISAVWKIHADINAWKNWHPNISYAVLEGDLETGSYFEWKSDGYKLKSTIMEVDENNILGWKGSGFGASAIHIWEFTTLDNGNTLVRTKESMDGWLVKLFKGMVNKKLNDSLDAWLAALKSKAESR, encoded by the coding sequence ATGCAAATAAATAACGGTGCGGTATTAAAAACAAGTAAAGAAATTGAGATTTATGCGCCAATATCAGCTGTGTGGAAAATACATGCTGACATAAATGCATGGAAAAATTGGCACCCTAATATATCCTATGCCGTACTTGAAGGAGATCTAGAAACAGGCTCATATTTTGAATGGAAATCTGATGGATATAAACTTAAATCTACAATTATGGAAGTTGATGAGAACAATATACTAGGGTGGAAAGGTAGCGGCTTTGGAGCTTCTGCCATTCATATATGGGAATTCACCACGCTGGATAATGGGAATACTTTGGTGCGTACAAAAGAATCAATGGATGGCTGGTTAGTTAAACTGTTTAAGGGCATGGTGAATAAAAAACTAAATGATTCGCTAGATGCATGGTTAGCTGCGTTAAAATCTAAGGCAGAATCCAGGTAA
- a CDS encoding class I SAM-dependent methyltransferase, producing MNPSDIGMAYNQITHLWKSEDFNRENGIDQHKRAIAFVKNRGKALDVGCGCTGRFIDLLLEEGFSPEGVDVSEAMITLARKRHPEINFHQQDICEWEIPEKYDLITAWDSIWHIPLDQQKKVLAKLVSSLNTNGVLIFSFGGTDEEGDHKNDFMGPEMYYSILGINGFLRLFIDLGCVCRHLEYDQYPELHTYLIVQKA from the coding sequence ATGAACCCATCCGATATTGGTATGGCTTATAATCAAATTACCCATTTGTGGAAAAGTGAAGACTTCAATAGAGAAAATGGTATTGATCAGCACAAGCGAGCCATAGCTTTTGTAAAGAACAGAGGCAAAGCACTTGATGTGGGTTGTGGCTGTACTGGACGATTTATCGATCTTCTCCTGGAGGAAGGTTTTTCTCCTGAGGGTGTTGATGTTTCGGAGGCTATGATTACCTTGGCCCGAAAAAGACACCCTGAGATAAATTTTCATCAACAAGACATATGTGAATGGGAAATTCCTGAGAAATATGACCTTATAACAGCCTGGGACAGCATTTGGCATATACCTCTTGATCAGCAAAAAAAGGTATTAGCAAAACTGGTTTCTAGTCTCAACACGAATGGAGTATTAATATTCTCTTTTGGGGGAACAGATGAAGAAGGTGATCATAAAAACGATTTCATGGGACCAGAGATGTATTATTCAATATTAGGTATCAATGGATTTTTAAGGTTATTTATTGATTTGGGCTGTGTTTGCAGGCATCTTGAATATGATCAATATCCAGAATTACACACATACCTTATTGTTCAAAAAGCCTGA